The Hirundo rustica isolate bHirRus1 chromosome 1 unlocalized genomic scaffold, bHirRus1.pri.v3 SUPER_1_unloc_2, whole genome shotgun sequence DNA window aaaacctgatgttttgtgaaaaacaaggttCACGTTCTTCGAGAAATTTATAAGTTtgataaaaactaaaaaaaaataacagagagttgggagagacaaaagcaaaatacaatttCTCAGCCGAGGAGTCTTGGACCTTAGTCAGCCAGCATGCCTGCTAACAAAAAGTTTTCTCCTTTAAAGTGTCATCCTGttgcatatttataaattcGCGTTCATGACTCAAACATTCCTTTTGAGTGTGAATTTCTTTGTTCAGTTTCAAGCCCCATCCTGATAATTTTATCTGGTAGACACATTTGCGGGTGGCTCCATTCCGTCTCATAGCGCAGATCCCACAAATTGTTCTCCCAGGGTTTTGGTCCTCTTCATTTGAATAAGAGAAATTCAAATTCGTTTATAGCCAGCAATCTTCAGGCAGGATCGAAGGATGAGTTCTGGTTTAGACAGTTTAGatgttacaaaaaaaccccaacacccaGTCTTTCAACACTAtgttacaatttaaaaaaaaattaatacacacacacatacacacacacacacacacacacacacacacacacacacacacacacacacgcacactcATCACATTTCAAAACtctattaataaaagaaaatgcagtacAATCTTTCCACATTATACACACAGTATTCATTTTAACATTTGCAAAAAGCCAAATATATAATGCGCATTCCTAACGGTTTCGCTCAGGAGAgtccttttccttaaaaacgGGGGATTTTCCCTCTTTTGCCCTCACATCTCCTGAACTCGCCGTGGCGTTGTGGTTCGGGAATTGACcagcagagggcagcagtgaACAGGGTTAAACAGCGGCACTGCGCCTGGGCCGCCCCCAGCTGCAGTTCCAGGTGCCACCAGCAGGCGGCAGCAaaagctggcagtgctgcccagcgcccgccctgccccatcccggcCCCGGGGCTCTGCAATGGTGTGGGATGGAGCGACCTTAAAGCCCGTGCAGTggcagccctgccatgggcagggacatcttcccctgggccaggctgctccaggccccccaacctggccttggacactgccagggaccgggcagccacagcttctctgggcaacctgtgccagggcctcaccgccctcacagggaaggatttttgtAGGGGAGATGGATGGGGATGTCTTTGCAAAAGAACTCAGTGGGTTGGGGTCTTCAGGAGAAATGGTTGTCAATGTCTTCAAAATGGGTCTTGATATCTCTGCAGACATGAAGTGTGCCACAGAACCCTCATGGTTGGACCAGAAAGTTTGAACTCCTGAACTTTAGGTTAATAGGAGAGATGGGTCCCCACAAAGTCTCTTGCATAACCCTGACAGCCTGAACATCTGAACTTTGCAGGGAAATGAAAGGTTCAAGGGGGATATGAGAGATCACCAGGAGACAATGAGCAAGCGCAGACCAAAAGAAGCTGATTAACATATGAAGTGAGAGTAGGTGGGGATAGTCTTGAATATGTATAGGCAATGTTGAAACTTTCATCAATATGTTTGAACTTAAGTGTATTTCAAGAGAGCGCCTGCTCTCTTTGGGGCGCACATCTGTGATGGAGCTACTCCAGGTGCCAAGTAAAGCATACCGACTCCATGACCTGTGCTTGTGGAGTCCTTGTTCTCtgaaggcaaaggattcttcatctcaaggcacagggatatcttctcacttcttcacgGGCACAGACAGCTTCtgatctctgttcaagcatcttatgggattaatatcacttagtccatcacaaacacctttgctcaaatctacacacaaatctaaacaatcagCTCCCCCCTAATTGGGAAAGATGGGAAGGTTTGGAAGGGAGGATTCGCTTCACAGAGGCCTGGGGCAATCAATCCCGGTGCCCCAGCAGGACTCACGGAAACAGCAAGCTGGGACGGCAGGACGtctcggcaggcaggggctgaggggctACAGTGCAGTAAAAACTcggagcagtgctgaaggagcaacagggaaggggcagctgcagcccagatCCCAACAGGGCAGGGAGACGTGCGCTCAGGATGCCGGGCACCCGAGCACAGCCCTTCCTTTCTAGTGAGGTCGATCCTCATGAGATCCCACTTCAGTAGCTGGTCTCACAAGCAGAAGTTCACTCCACAGCAGaaggggctgggctctggcagcagcagtgaattcccttctccaagcagcagctccaactGCCCTCCTCCAAAGCCGAAGGAGAGAGAGCGCcggcagctcccccagccctgtctttTATCAGCCCAGTTATCACAATATCTCTGCCCATTGGAGAGAAACTGCCAGTGacttatgaaagaaaatatgagtATTGATCTAGTttcgatacccaactgtgacggacaaaatCTCTCTCACAGTTTAAatttagaaagtgtatgtttatgaCGATGCTGGACAGTGTGCaggatagctcccaaatacacaccgcaatttacaggtgatcacagagtccttttatttacaaaagcattgaataCCCCAAGCACAAATGCGTAATCATAACCAcggtacatcccattccctgcttcATATGGTAATTAGCTAAAAGGCGATGAAGCATGCGTCGTTTGTTCTTTGCAATGGGTCGGTGCTCCTTTTCATGGGGatgggtccccaaaatgaggaagtaaggaAGTCTTCCTCATTCTCACCATTCTACCATGTCAATGCAAATATGACAAATGAATGCTTGGTAGGAgtcctatttcctgtcttcgtgactgttcaatgggtttctgtgcagaggaggcctacaattgtcttatgttcctaaaagctattgatcagtttctgtattcttcattataaacacagctaaccaaacataaagttgacaagtcGTCAGTTATTCTAACAcagaagagtgatcccaaacccagttCTCTCAGTTAATTACGAgcctttaatttcagcaaagcctacatGTCTACTTTAGCTAATTTCAGAAAAGTTTATCACTAACTAAAATCATAACCCCTCTAAAATTCTTAATTCTTTAAAGTTTCTGTCTCACCAGATGAGAGAAATGCAACCAGATGCCCTCCTCCCCTGAgcttggccacttcttttgtttctcttacaACAACAAACCTCAGTAGCCTTGGTGTCCTCTTTTCTCTGCAGGTCCTGGTGGCATTTGTGGGCATGGTGGCCACAGTGGCCTCCAAGACCACAGTGACCTTGGTGGCCTCGTGGCTCAGATGGTTCCGGTGACCACTGCCATGGCCACGGTGGCCAGGAGAAACACCCCGAGGTGGGGGGAGTTCCTGGGGAGGCTCCCACCTGGGGACACATAGAGGGAGGTCAGGGGGACAatggagggagggacaggggtgAGGGAGGAGCCCTGAGGATGTGGGCGTCAGAGGGGCCAGAAGGAGGTCCTTGTCCCCTCTACCCAGCCATGGGTGGCCAAGTCCCCCCAACCCCagtgggtgtccccagcactggatgtccctgtccccctcacCTGGCACtgggtgtccccatcccctgtgcccagcaATGACTGTCCTGTCTCCCACccactgtcccctcctgcccatgggtgtccccagcaccgTGTGTCCTTGTCCCCAACCCTCACTCAGTGTCCCCAACCCCTCCAGGTTGTCCCCATGATGTCACCTTTCAGCCACTCGCAGTTGTAGTTGCTGGCGTTCCCAGTGGATTGAAGATCAATAACCATTGTGTTCCCTATCTTGCTCACATCGGTGACCTTGAATGTCTCAAAGGGTGGgatcagcacctcctcctcctctggaaaGCTGGTGAATCCCTGGATGTCCACGCCGTGGCACGTGTTCACCTTGAATATAGTGCCATGCCCAAATTTCCAGGCCACCTTTATATCCATGGACGATGACGCAAACTGACCAAAGCGGactttgtcatttttattcACCTTGAACTGGGTGTTCTTCACCCCCCGGTGCACATCATAACACTGGTTTGGTCGTCTCAGCTTCTGGAGGGCCTGGgtcagcaggaaatgcagcGATTTGAAGTGGAATTCATTCCGGTATTTCCAGCTGCTACTTCCAGCCTCGCGCATGGCTGCGTTGAACTGCTGGTACAAGCGCATCTCCTCCATGGTGTAGGCCCTGAGAGCAatggcctgggctggggacGACAGAGGGGACACACGGGACCCCCGGTCCTTCCACTCAGCCACAGCCTTAAGCCAAACTTCGGCAAACAGAGGATTCTTCTGGAACTCAGAGCGGTTGAGGGCCGGCAACGCCGCGGTCATGGCAGGGCCACAGCCCAGGTACTGGTCATCGAAGGAGTTCGGGGCCGTGTCCATCCACTTCACATCAATGGCCACAGTGGCCAAGGTaatttccagcagtgccagggtgcGGGCCAGGGGGGCCATGGAGGGGAGAGGCCACCGGGAGTGGtgtgggacactgggggacacagaggggacacggaggtgacacagggaggGTTCCTCATGGAGGGAACATGGGGGAAGGGAGTGGGGTCAGCCCAAGGGGAAGGGAGGCACTCCTGGCCAGGAGACCCCTGGACACATGCTGGGTCCCTGATCCCCAATCCTGGGGTCACTTCTGGATACCCCAGtgtcctccagcccctcctggaacTCCAGTCCCACACCCACCATCTTGTGTCAtttccccagtgtcccctcagggCCCCCAGGACTCCAACTCTCTGGTAAATCCCTGaccccccaatgtcccccacAGCCACCCTCAGACCCCAATCCCACTCCCAGTCCCGTGTCCCCTTTGGGACTGTTGGAAATGATAGACCCCAGGACCCCAACCCAAATCCGGGGATCACCCCCTGCCCCCTgcagtgtcccccagccctcccaTGGCCCCAGTCACACTGCCAGCcccccctgctgccccccagAGTCCCGTGAGCCCCACTCCCAtctccccagtgccccccaccTTCCCCCAGGACTGCAATCCCACATCACATTCACCCCAGGGtcccccccagtgccccccatgGCCCCAGCCCTGATGACATTTTCCCCTGTCCCCCAccccaagtgtccccagtgtccccccagcccctgatACCCAGATCGGCCCAACTCCCTGACAGAACTGGAGGGATCACAAAGCTGCAATTCTTTACCAGCTCGCACTCACCGCCGATCTCTCCTGGTCCTGGAGGTCAGGGGCGACTTTGCCATATGGATTTTATCCCCCAAAATGATACATATTCATGAAAATGGGCCTCTGATTTAACACAGCAATAAGCATTTTTCCCAGAAATCATTTGCATGGCTCTGTTTCTCTCCGGAAATCCTTTCATTGTTCTGGAGAGTTCCTAAAAAGGGATCTGAGGGGTCATTTGTTCTGAGAGCCAAAATATCTCAGATTACCTCACCTCAAACTTTCGCTTTCGGTAGGCACTGCTCCTTCCCTTACAGCACTTGTCAAAAACCACCCTGGAGCTCCCTTTATCTCTCTCTCCACTGGTTCCAGCTGCATTTATCATCCTGTGTAAATACTTTTATATCCTTTGATCATTCTTTAAGTCGCTCTTTAAGCCCTACCCAGCACCTTCAGCATGTGGTGAAAAGCCAAGCTATGGAAAGCCAAGTGTCCACAAAACAAccttgaaattttatttgagTACAGGGACAGACTTTCCGCAGCCATTCCCCCGTGGGCTTTCCCTCTCGAGGTtttggaggacgcagcctccttttaaCCCAAAGTCCCGGTcatatttccctctctctttccccattggctgaggtacttgacAGGTACAggcttcccaaaatgcctaagacctaagattccccttttaatgcataaccccctaatttttaattcttatgggatttatgggttttccccactgttgctttcatatttcaatatccaatttcatttataaataaacCTGCAATTTGTTTGCAaaggcaaatatcttcttttccattcatcaatcagtagaatccttcccattgtttctctcatTTCTCAGTGCTGATTTTATCTATCAGCAGACCCAggacttgtttgtaaagacaaatcttgtcattcctctcactaaaaatccttaattctgcAAAATTCATGTTTCAGTGGGGCAGTTGGGAATGGGGAAAGCTGTCACCGGGGGGGCTTGGCATGACAACAGCTGACCTCCAAAGAGACTGCAGGAAGGTCTCCACCAATGGACAGCCGGGAAGAGTCGACTGGCAGACTTTGGGAGCGGCCCGGGACATAGAAGGAAAATGTCTGGATATATGACTGCTCTGGATCTGGATTTGGCTGCTGCAACAGCAGGGGTATAAAAGGCAGAGCCGCCATTTTGTGGATGTGCgtctggctgcagctgagcacGCAGCGCCATCCCTTCTTCCTTATTCAGTCTTTTTGTTGTGTTGCTGAGATTTAATTAATCTTTAATATTGTAAATTGAGCAGTCATTTCTCTcaggtttctttccttttgttcctttttactgatagaattttttcccctaagtgtcatcctgttcttttcagccttctgatgtTTGCATTTCTGAAGTGGAGTTTCTCATGGATTGGAacagggattggagaatgaggttgccacctctccgaCCCCACTGGTCCAAATAGAAGTCCATCAACTGTCCCTCCTCCAGAGAGGAATGCGAAATCCATCGCTTTATTTATGTTACCATGTGTGAGAAACTCCagtacaaaaatgcaaacatcgGAAGGCTAAAAAGAACAGGACACCATAAGTTGCTCGAAGATGCTGACGACTGgggactttaaaaaaacaaaagaagtgggCAAGCTCAGGGGAGGAGGGCATCTGGTTGCACTTCTCTCATCTGGTGAGACAGAAGCTTTAAAGAATTGAGGATTTTAGAGGGGTTGAGATTTTAGTTCGAGAGaagcttttctgaaattaaCAAATGTAGACaagtaggctttgctgaaattaaaggaTCGTAATTAACTGATTGaaactgggtttgggatcactcttccgtattagaataactgatgacttgtcaactttatgtttggttagctgtgtttataatgaagaataaagaaactgatcaatagcttttaggaacataagacaattgtaggcctcctctgcacagaaacccattgaacggtcacgaagacaggaaataggagtccAACTAAGCGTTCATTTGTCATATTTGCATCGACATGGTAGAATGGTTAGAACGAGGAAGACTtccttacttcctcattttggggacccatccccatgaaaaggagcaccgacccatttcaaagaacaaacgACGCATGCTTGATTGCCTTTTAGCTAATTACCATATGaagcggggaatgggatgtaccgtggttatgaatatgcatttgtgtttggggtattcaatgcttttgtaaataaaaggactctgtgatcacctgtaaattgcggtgtgtatttgggagctatcctGCACACTGTCCAGCATCGtcataaacatacactttctaactttcaACTGtgagagagtttttgtccgtcacagttgggtatcgaaactagatcaatacccatattttctttcataagtCACTGGCAGTTTCTCTCCAATGGGCAGAGATATTGTGATAACTGGGCTGATAaaagacagggctgggggagctgccgGCGCTCTCTCTCCTTCGGCTTTGGAGGAGGGCggttggagctgctgcttggagaagggaattcactgctgctgccagagcccagcccagagctgcttcttctGCCGTGGGGTGAACTTCTGCTTGTGAGAGCAGCTACTGAAGTGGGATCTCATGAGGATCTACCTCACTAGAAAAGAAGGGCTGTGCTCGGGTGCCCGGCATCCTGAGCGCACGTCTCCCTGCCCTGTTGGGATCCGGGCTGCAGCTGTCCCTTCCCTGttgctccttcagcactgctccgAGTTTTTACTGCCCTGTAGCCTCTCAGCATCAGCCTGCCGAGacatcctgctgtcccagcttgCTGTTTCCGTGAGTCCTGCTGGGGCACTGGGATAGATTGCTCCAGGCCCCCACGAAGCGAATCCTCCCTTCCAAACCTTCCCATTTTTGCCAAGCCGCCATTAGcggggagatgattgtttagatttgtgtgtggatttgagcaaatgtgtttgtgatgcactaagtgatattaatcccataagatgcttgaacacaGATtgagatgagaagccctctgtgccagtgaagaagtgagaagatatctctgtgccttgagatgaagaatcctttgcctttagagaaCAAAGACTCCACAAGCACAGCTTATGGAGTCGGTATGCTTTACTTGGCACCCGGAGTAGCTCCGCCAAAGATGCGCGCCCCAAAGAGAGCAGGCGCTCTCTTGAAATGCACTTAAGTTCAAACATATTAATGAAAGTTTCAACATTGCCTATACATATTCAAGAGTATCCCTGCCTACTCTAGCTCCATGTGTTAATCAGCTTCTTTTGGTCTGCACTTGCTCATTGTCTCCTGGTGGTCTCCCATATCCCCCTTGAACCTGTCATTTCCCTGCAAAGTTCAGATGTTCAGGCTCTCATGCTAGAGACTTGTGGGGACCCATCTCTCCTATTAACCTAAAGTTCATGAGTTCAAACATTCTGGTTCAACCACGAGGGTTCTGTGGCACACTTCATGTCTGCAGAGATATCAAGACCCATTTTGAAGACATTGACAACCATTTGTCCTGAAGACCCCAACCCACTGAGTTGCTTTGCAAAGACATCCCCATCCATCTCCCCTACAAAAAaccttccctgtgagggcagtgaCGCCCTGGCACACGTtggccagagaagctgcggTTGCCCGGTCCCTGGccgtgtccaaggccaggttgtggggcctggagcagcctggcccaggggaagatgtccctgcccatggcagggctggcaccgcACGGGCTTTAAGGTCGCTCCATCCCACACCATTGCAGAGCCCCGGGGCCGGGATGGGGCTGGGCGGGCGCTGGGCTGCACTGCCAGCTCATGCTGCCGCCTGCTGGTGGCACCCGGAACTGCAGCTGGGGGCGGCACAGTGCCGCAATGCTGCTGTTCAACCCTGCTCGCTGCTGCCCTCCGGTGGGCAATTCCCAAACCACAATGCCACGGTGAGTTCAGGAGATGTGAgggcaaaagagg harbors:
- the LOC120766034 gene encoding NAD(P)(+)--arginine ADP-ribosyltransferase 2-like, which produces MAKSPLTSRTRRDRRVPHHSRWPLPSMAPLARTLALLEITLATVAIDVKWMDTAPNSFDDQYLGCGPAMTAALPALNRSEFQKNPLFAEVWLKAVAEWKDRGSRVSPLSSPAQAIALRAYTMEEMRLYQQFNAAMREAGSSSWKYRNEFHFKSLHFLLTQALQKLRRPNQCYDVHRGVKNTQFKVNKNDKVRFGQFASSSMDIKVAWKFGHGTIFKVNTCHGVDIQGFTSFPEEEEVLIPPFETFKVTDVSKIGNTMVIDLQSTGNASNYNCEWLKGGSLPRNSPHLGVFLLATVAMAVVTGTI